In Canis lupus baileyi chromosome X, mCanLup2.hap1, whole genome shotgun sequence, one DNA window encodes the following:
- the TCEAL8 gene encoding transcription elongation factor A protein-like 8 translates to MQKSCEENEGKPQNMPKTEADRPSEDVPQEGEGNPQPSEEGVSQEAEGNLRGGLIQPGPGFKEDTPVRHLDPEEMIRGVDELERLREEIRRVRNKFVMMHWKQRHSRSRPYPVCFRP, encoded by the coding sequence atgcAAAAGTCttgtgaagaaaatgaaggaaaaccaCAGAACATGCCAAAGACCGAGGCAGACCGCCCTTCAGAAGATGTAccacaggagggagaaggaaatccTCAACCTTCTGAAGAAGGTGTAAGccaggaagcagaaggaaatcTTAGAGGAGGGCTGATTCAACCTGGCCCAGGGTTTAAAGAGGACACTCCTGTGAGGCATTTGGACCCTGAAGAAATGATAAGAGGAGTAGATGAGTTGGAAAGGCTTAGGGAAGAGATAAGAAGAGTAAGAAACAAGTTTGTGATGATGCATTGGAAGCAAAGACATTCACGTAGCCGTCCTTATCCTGTGTGCTTTAGGCCTTGA